From Pedococcus aerophilus, one genomic window encodes:
- a CDS encoding ATP-binding cassette domain-containing protein — MLTPGDGPAVAGGHPGRVEVHDLTWRPYGRREPVLRGIDLVVPAGQRVLLVGPSGSGKSTLLRALAGVLEVADSGERSGSVDLDGAEPGARAGAVGLVLQEPGAGVVSATIGRDVAFGLENTGMPRAAMPARVAVALAAVHLTMPQDTPTHALSGGEQQRLALAGALALEPSLLLLDEPTAMLDPDNAASVRDVVADVTASRHLTTVVVEHRLGPWVDFADRLVVLDDGGRVVADGDPRQVLAERSESLAAQGIWVPGVPDPDPRPVPAGTFASGRLGAHVVALDAVDLRVERSVRRLDGSTRTSVAVDGQWLQLRAAESHALVGPSGAGKSTLVLALAGLVDRKGGEVRVHPDLAVDGRRDPRDWSTLDVARTLAWVPQWASSTLVASTVLDEVMTTSRALGLVESEALARCRTLLAVLRLDHLEQADPRHLSGGEQRRLAMASAVAHQPAVLLADEATVGQDRHTWAAVTGILEALRDAGSAVVVTTHDDGVVARADRVTTIERPVQPPTPPAPRRPLVSRAGPLALLGASMLAIPAGVAAPHWRTSLAVLATQLVLAVLALSAPGRGVSPAGRTRGVALRLVPGLIGAVSVAWSTWLLGTRDLDVVATAGLRVLIIVLPSAVLIQHVDADALGDHLAQQLRLPARPVVALAAALQRVHTFGDVWAEIARARRVRGIAATARSPRSVLGEVWALTLGMLVRSLQAAAALAVAMDSRGFATASRRTWAQPAPWRLADSLVLLLSLLPVAVAVLAT; from the coding sequence GTGCTGACCCCCGGCGACGGTCCCGCCGTCGCCGGGGGACACCCCGGACGCGTCGAGGTCCACGACCTCACCTGGCGCCCCTACGGTCGCCGTGAGCCCGTCCTGCGCGGCATCGACCTGGTCGTCCCCGCCGGGCAGCGGGTGCTGCTCGTGGGCCCCAGCGGCTCCGGCAAGTCCACCCTGCTGCGTGCGCTCGCGGGGGTGCTCGAGGTCGCCGACTCCGGGGAACGATCCGGTTCGGTCGACCTCGACGGTGCCGAGCCGGGCGCCCGCGCCGGTGCGGTCGGCCTGGTCCTCCAGGAGCCGGGGGCAGGGGTGGTGTCCGCGACGATCGGGCGCGACGTCGCCTTCGGCCTGGAGAACACCGGTATGCCGCGCGCGGCCATGCCCGCGCGCGTCGCCGTCGCGCTGGCTGCGGTCCACCTGACCATGCCGCAGGACACCCCGACGCACGCCCTGTCCGGGGGCGAGCAGCAGCGGCTCGCGCTCGCCGGGGCGCTGGCGCTCGAGCCGAGCCTCTTGCTCCTGGACGAACCCACCGCGATGCTCGACCCGGACAACGCCGCCTCCGTCCGGGACGTCGTCGCCGACGTCACCGCGTCACGCCACCTGACCACCGTCGTCGTCGAGCACCGGCTCGGGCCGTGGGTGGACTTCGCCGACCGGCTCGTCGTCCTCGACGACGGTGGCCGGGTCGTCGCCGACGGCGACCCCCGTCAGGTCCTGGCGGAGCGGAGCGAGTCCCTCGCCGCACAGGGGATCTGGGTGCCGGGTGTCCCGGACCCCGACCCCCGACCCGTCCCGGCAGGGACGTTCGCGTCGGGACGGCTCGGTGCCCACGTCGTGGCGCTCGACGCCGTCGACCTGCGGGTCGAGCGTTCGGTGCGACGGCTGGACGGGTCGACCCGCACCAGCGTGGCCGTCGACGGTCAGTGGCTCCAGCTGCGCGCCGCCGAGTCGCACGCGCTCGTGGGGCCCTCCGGCGCGGGCAAGTCCACTCTGGTGCTCGCGCTCGCCGGCCTGGTCGACCGCAAGGGCGGCGAGGTCCGGGTCCACCCCGACCTCGCCGTCGACGGCCGCCGCGACCCACGCGACTGGTCGACCCTCGACGTCGCGCGCACCCTGGCCTGGGTGCCGCAGTGGGCGAGCTCGACCCTCGTCGCGTCGACCGTGCTCGATGAGGTGATGACGACGTCGCGCGCCCTGGGACTGGTGGAGTCCGAGGCCCTGGCCCGGTGCCGAACGCTGCTCGCCGTCCTACGGCTCGACCACCTCGAACAGGCCGACCCACGGCACCTGTCCGGGGGTGAGCAACGCCGCCTCGCGATGGCCTCGGCCGTCGCCCACCAGCCGGCGGTCCTGCTCGCCGACGAGGCCACGGTCGGCCAGGACCGGCACACGTGGGCCGCGGTGACCGGCATCCTCGAGGCGCTGCGCGACGCGGGCTCGGCCGTCGTGGTCACGACCCACGACGACGGGGTCGTGGCCCGAGCGGACCGCGTCACGACGATCGAACGCCCCGTCCAGCCGCCCACCCCACCGGCCCCCCGACGACCGCTGGTCTCCCGAGCGGGCCCGCTCGCGCTCCTCGGCGCCTCGATGCTCGCCATACCGGCCGGGGTGGCCGCACCGCACTGGCGCACCAGCCTCGCAGTCCTCGCCACCCAGCTCGTGCTCGCGGTCCTGGCCCTGTCCGCGCCGGGTCGCGGCGTCAGTCCGGCGGGCCGGACCCGGGGCGTCGCGTTGCGCCTGGTGCCGGGCCTCATTGGGGCGGTGTCGGTGGCCTGGTCGACCTGGCTGCTCGGCACCCGTGACCTCGACGTGGTCGCCACGGCCGGGCTGCGGGTCCTCATCATCGTGCTGCCGTCGGCCGTGCTCATCCAGCACGTCGACGCCGATGCCCTCGGCGACCACCTCGCCCAGCAGCTGCGCCTGCCGGCCCGGCCGGTCGTGGCCCTGGCCGCGGCCCTCCAGCGGGTCCACACGTTCGGCGACGTCTGGGCCGAGATCGCCCGGGCCCGACGGGTGCGCGGGATCGCCGCGACGGCACGGTCCCCGAGGTCGGTGCTCGGCGAGGTCTGGGCGCTCACGCTCGGCATGCTGGTGCGCTCGCTCCAGGCGGCCGCAGCGCTCGCCGTGGCGATGGACTCGCGCGGCTTCGCGACGGCCTCGCGTCGCACCTGGGCCCAGCCCGCGCCGTGGCGGCTCGCCGACTCCCTCGTGCTCCTGCTGTCCCTGCTCCCGGTCGCCGTCGCGGTCCTCGCGACCTAG
- a CDS encoding ankyrin repeat domain-containing protein, with product MTEPTTPAPELVEVAHACFDFARHGDTPRLLAYVAAGVPVDLTDASGNTLLMLAAYHGHADAVLGLAAAGAEVDRTNDRGQTPLAGAVFKGEDDVVRALLQHGADPELGTPSARATAEMFGRTDLLPPEQP from the coding sequence ATGACCGAGCCGACCACCCCAGCCCCCGAGCTGGTCGAGGTGGCGCACGCCTGCTTCGACTTCGCGCGCCACGGTGACACGCCGAGGTTGCTCGCCTACGTCGCGGCAGGGGTGCCGGTCGACCTCACGGACGCCAGTGGCAACACGCTCCTCATGCTCGCCGCCTACCACGGGCACGCCGACGCGGTCCTCGGCCTGGCTGCTGCCGGCGCCGAGGTCGACCGCACCAACGACCGCGGTCAGACGCCCCTGGCCGGGGCCGTCTTCAAGGGCGAGGACGACGTGGTGAGGGCGCTGCTGCAGCACGGCGCCGACCCCGAGCTGGGAACGCCCAGCGCGCGGGCGACCGCCGAGATGTTCGGCCGCACCGACCTGCTGCCGCCCGAGCAGCCCTAG
- a CDS encoding ECF transporter S component, giving the protein MSTTNTPAGSAESSTTKNSTTQTTTSSSPSPRGRGGSIRASGSLMGWRTVDLLTVAFLGAAFGIAYWGWGLAYGVPAEALTKAFPPLQGITAAPWLIAGVVGGLVVRRPGAALLCEVIAALVSMLPGTQWGATVLISGILQGLGAEIAFLLLGYGAFGLGAAMLAGALSAPLEALYEWQVYWTDWAMDYKVVYLVIFTAAGAVIAGGLGWLLTRALARAGALGAFPAGQEARESHAV; this is encoded by the coding sequence ATGAGCACCACCAACACCCCGGCCGGCTCGGCCGAGAGCAGCACCACCAAGAACAGCACCACGCAGACCACCACCAGCTCCAGCCCGTCCCCGCGCGGTCGAGGAGGCAGCATCCGCGCGAGCGGCTCCCTCATGGGGTGGCGAACGGTCGACCTGCTGACCGTCGCCTTCCTCGGCGCCGCGTTCGGCATCGCCTACTGGGGCTGGGGCCTCGCCTACGGCGTGCCCGCCGAGGCCCTGACCAAGGCGTTCCCCCCGCTCCAGGGCATCACCGCCGCCCCCTGGCTCATCGCCGGCGTGGTCGGTGGCCTCGTCGTGCGGCGCCCCGGCGCAGCTCTGCTCTGCGAGGTCATCGCGGCGCTCGTCTCCATGCTCCCCGGCACGCAGTGGGGAGCGACCGTGCTGATCTCGGGCATCCTCCAGGGCCTCGGCGCCGAGATCGCCTTCCTCCTGCTCGGCTACGGCGCCTTCGGCCTCGGCGCCGCCATGCTCGCCGGTGCCCTCAGCGCCCCGCTCGAGGCGCTCTACGAGTGGCAGGTCTACTGGACTGACTGGGCGATGGACTACAAGGTCGTCTACCTCGTCATCTTCACGGCCGCCGGTGCCGTCATCGCCGGTGGACTCGGCTGGTTGCTCACCCGGGCGCTCGCGAGGGCCGGCGCGCTCGGGGCCTTCCCGGCCGGCCAGGAAGCCAGGGAGTCCCACGCTGTCTGA
- a CDS encoding formimidoylglutamate deiminase, producing the protein MTTYWAEHAWLPTGLATDVRFEVVEGRFVAVHRKARPAPGDERLHGVVLPGLANAHSHAFHRALRGRTHVDGGNFWTWRDQMYAVTRHLTPDTYFALARAVFAEMALAGITAVGEFHYLHHAPGGTRYADPNAMGLSLIAAAQEVGIRLTLLDTCYLAGGLTGDGHLPLDDVQVRFSDGDVDAWAARVAALEPGLTTRIGAAVHSVRAIPRDQLEPMAQVTRGRIVHAHVSEQPAENLATQMFYGATPTAMLAEAGLVNERFTAVHATHLTDEDVASLGHERATACFCPTTERDLADGIGPARALAEAGARLSLGSDQHAVIDPFEEVRGLEMHERLTSNERGRFTGDDLMRAASVDGYRSLGWHDIGEIAEGQVADFVLVRTDTVNTVGSKAGQILYSATRSDVDLVVVGGRTIVRDGRHELGDVADLLTTSLADVREHR; encoded by the coding sequence ATGACGACGTACTGGGCCGAGCACGCCTGGCTGCCCACGGGACTGGCGACCGACGTGCGGTTCGAGGTGGTGGAGGGGCGGTTCGTCGCCGTCCACCGCAAGGCCCGCCCGGCTCCCGGCGACGAACGCCTCCACGGCGTCGTCCTGCCCGGGCTCGCCAACGCCCACAGCCATGCCTTCCACCGCGCGCTGCGCGGCCGCACGCACGTCGACGGCGGCAACTTCTGGACCTGGCGCGACCAGATGTATGCCGTGACACGGCACCTCACGCCCGACACCTACTTCGCCCTGGCGCGAGCGGTGTTCGCGGAGATGGCGCTCGCGGGCATCACCGCGGTGGGGGAGTTCCACTACCTGCACCACGCCCCCGGCGGGACGCGGTACGCCGACCCGAACGCGATGGGACTGTCGCTCATCGCCGCGGCGCAGGAGGTCGGGATCCGGTTGACCCTGCTCGACACCTGCTACCTCGCGGGCGGCCTGACCGGCGACGGCCACCTCCCGCTGGACGACGTGCAGGTGCGGTTCTCCGACGGTGACGTCGACGCCTGGGCGGCCCGCGTGGCCGCCCTCGAGCCGGGCCTGACGACGCGCATCGGTGCGGCCGTCCACTCGGTGCGGGCCATCCCCCGTGACCAGCTCGAACCCATGGCCCAGGTGACCCGGGGCCGCATCGTGCACGCCCACGTGAGCGAGCAGCCGGCCGAGAACCTCGCGACCCAGATGTTCTACGGCGCCACCCCGACGGCGATGCTCGCCGAGGCGGGCCTGGTCAACGAGCGGTTCACCGCGGTGCACGCCACCCACCTCACCGACGAGGACGTCGCCTCGTTGGGGCACGAGCGCGCGACCGCCTGCTTCTGCCCGACCACCGAGCGCGACCTGGCCGACGGCATCGGTCCGGCGCGGGCGCTGGCCGAGGCCGGGGCCCGACTGTCCCTCGGCTCCGACCAGCACGCCGTCATCGACCCGTTCGAGGAGGTGCGGGGACTCGAGATGCACGAGCGCCTGACGAGCAACGAACGGGGTCGTTTCACCGGCGACGACCTGATGCGGGCGGCGAGCGTCGACGGCTACCGCAGCCTCGGGTGGCACGACATCGGCGAGATCGCCGAGGGGCAGGTCGCCGACTTCGTCCTCGTCCGCACCGACACCGTCAACACCGTCGGGTCCAAGGCAGGCCAGATCCTCTACAGCGCAACGCGATCCGACGTCGACCTCGTGGTCGTCGGTGGTCGCACCATCGTGCGCGACGGCCGGCACGAGCTCGGCGACGTCGCCGACCTGCTGACGACCTCGCTCGCCGACGTCAGGGAGCACCGGTGA
- the hutI gene encoding imidazolonepropionase has product MSSTVVTGIGELVTCDGNDGPVGDRLGLRHDAAVVVQDGLVAWVGPSADAPAADRRVDVGGRAVLPGFVDSHAHLVFAGDRGDEFAARMAGTPYDGGGIGVSVAATRAASDDELRSLVAARFAEMRAQGTTTVEVKSGYGLTVEDEVRSLRIAAEFTTETTFLGAHVVPAEHAADRAAYLDLVTGRMLAAAAPHARWVDVFCEPHSAHAFTADEARAVLVAGRDAGLGLRVHGNQLGHGPGVQLAVELGAASVDHCTYLSDDDVTALADAAGTTVATLLPGVEFSTRSPYPDAAGLLRAGVDIALATDCNPGTCYSSSMPFVVALAVREMGLTPGEAVYAATAGSAKSLRRSDIGQIRVGSRADLTVLDAPSHVHLSYRAGVPIARALDLAAPSGGPS; this is encoded by the coding sequence GTGAGCAGCACCGTCGTGACCGGGATCGGCGAGCTCGTCACGTGCGACGGCAACGACGGGCCGGTCGGCGACCGCCTCGGACTTCGTCACGACGCGGCCGTGGTCGTGCAGGACGGGCTGGTCGCGTGGGTGGGGCCTTCGGCTGACGCCCCGGCTGCTGACCGTCGGGTCGATGTCGGGGGCCGGGCGGTGCTGCCGGGCTTCGTCGACTCGCACGCCCACCTCGTCTTCGCCGGCGACCGCGGTGACGAGTTCGCCGCGCGGATGGCGGGCACTCCCTACGACGGTGGGGGCATCGGTGTCTCGGTGGCGGCCACCCGCGCCGCCAGCGACGACGAGCTGCGGTCCCTGGTGGCTGCCCGGTTCGCCGAGATGCGGGCCCAGGGCACGACGACCGTGGAGGTCAAGAGCGGCTACGGACTGACGGTCGAGGACGAGGTGCGGTCGCTGCGCATCGCTGCCGAATTCACCACGGAGACCACCTTCCTCGGGGCGCACGTGGTGCCGGCCGAGCACGCAGCCGACCGCGCTGCATACCTGGATCTCGTGACCGGGCGGATGCTCGCTGCCGCGGCACCGCACGCGCGGTGGGTGGACGTCTTCTGCGAACCCCACTCGGCGCACGCGTTCACTGCCGACGAGGCGCGCGCCGTCCTCGTCGCCGGGCGCGACGCAGGTCTGGGCCTGCGCGTCCACGGCAACCAGCTCGGCCACGGCCCGGGGGTCCAGCTCGCCGTCGAGCTCGGCGCCGCGAGCGTCGACCACTGCACCTACCTGTCCGACGACGACGTCACCGCCCTCGCCGACGCCGCCGGCACCACGGTGGCGACCCTGCTGCCCGGGGTGGAGTTCTCGACCCGCTCGCCCTACCCCGACGCCGCGGGGCTGCTGCGCGCCGGCGTCGACATCGCGCTGGCCACCGACTGCAACCCCGGCACCTGCTACTCGTCGTCGATGCCGTTCGTCGTCGCGCTCGCCGTCCGCGAGATGGGCCTCACGCCCGGCGAGGCCGTGTATGCCGCGACGGCCGGCTCCGCGAAGTCGTTGCGCCGCAGCGACATCGGGCAGATCCGGGTCGGGTCCCGGGCGGACCTCACCGTCCTCGACGCGCCGTCGCACGTCCACCTGTCCTACCGTGCAGGCGTGCCCATCGCCCGGGCGCTCGACCTCGCCGCACCGTCCGGAGGACCCTCATGA
- a CDS encoding DUF4235 domain-containing protein gives MGPMVWRILGSGSAVLAGVVANKLVTTIWKKAGKDSTLDPRDPRTPWKDAVAFAALTGLAAGAAKVAMTRKAAQYYEKSSGHLPQAMQEGDA, from the coding sequence ATGGGCCCGATGGTGTGGAGAATTCTGGGATCGGGATCTGCGGTCCTTGCCGGGGTCGTGGCGAACAAGCTCGTCACGACGATCTGGAAGAAGGCCGGCAAGGACTCGACGCTGGACCCGCGCGATCCGCGCACGCCGTGGAAGGACGCGGTGGCGTTCGCTGCGCTCACCGGCCTGGCTGCCGGCGCCGCGAAGGTCGCGATGACCCGCAAGGCCGCCCAGTACTACGAGAAGTCCTCCGGTCACCTGCCGCAGGCCATGCAGGAGGGCGACGCCTAG